In Clupea harengus chromosome 4, Ch_v2.0.2, whole genome shotgun sequence, the genomic stretch tgggttttgtactgagcactcttacttaaggaatatactgtcagaaagtatttgaaatctgaaaatttgtatccAGTAAAATATTGTCGACTAcgactagcaggaaaggttaacaacaggctaattaatacaatacaatacttaatacgctaattaatacaatatttctttgtttgagtgtggttgtttagtgcaatgggggtgtatgattggaattgtctataaaggaacgcattgcaacgggaaaatctcccgttcatctcGTCCATCTCCCCACCTGTCACGCCTCTGCGCCCCACACTTATAGAAACGCTGCTTTAAGCCACAGATGCAAACTAGCTCACTTATTTGGACAAAGTTGAAAAAGAACTGACCGATAATGGCCAATTCAAGAAGGCTACCTTAACCTAAAGACAACCCTGTACAGATTAACCTTAGCCTCGTTCGACATTGAAGAGAAATCAAGTCAATTTGGTACAAATGTTTTATGCTTGTGTGAAAACAGAGCACTCACCTTTAAATATGCTCTCCCATTCTCCAAGTCCCTCATTACGAAGGTAACAACAAGTGTCTTCAACATCCCAGTGTATGAAATCTTCTCCCAGACGTGAAGCCATTGGCTCTCGCTTTTCTGAAGTTTTTAAGACGGCGGTTTCGTTGTTTGGACCTTCCTTGACTTTATCAATTCTGGCGCTGTATTGAGAGACTGACCGACACGTTTATATAACGCAaagccaggggcgtaactataggcggtgcagcaggtgcggttgCTCTGGGGCTCAGATGTATATGTACGGGACCCTTAGTATTACATCTGACAGAAGTCTAAGTCTAAGACTCGTAATTTTGCCTCTTAGATACGCCTTTATTCAAAGATGAACTGGTATTACTAAATTAAAGGTGTCTAATgcaagggcgtaggtttggtctcagcattggtagGGACACTGGCcggcagacccccccccccccccccccccaacccccactcttacttagggaatatactgtcagaaagtatttgaaatctgaaattTTTTATACagaatattgtagttctgtttttgtattgctaaatactataaaagatattctaaacaaggacctgtcaacaccattgatttacatttgttctactgtgtacaaaatggcaaagattctgacacaaaaatatgtattgcagtcaaatcttttctgcagtGAACTTTCTTCCGCTGCCACCAGAgggggccagtgtgttgattctgtattctaccgtatatgttgtaaattactttagtgaaactacagtactacattgtattgtggcaacacactttacaaaagtatagaaatggttgttgccaagagtgcaaatacaattaaacacactacagtaaattgactgtaaaggccagcaaagtgtcattgtcattgccgaacatacaaacaattgatgcgacagtatgacggctcaggtttggctgaacccttcggccagcctctctcatggagaggtcatgattgactacgtgatcaatgactgttgccctaatttcataagagcatcttacacgaatgccacgtcccctgacaggggcccctctatctctatcacggcctcttcctcgtcctcgtgtgttaactgttttgaaaagtgtgttaaaactcaaagaaatttgtgtgaaagcaatgagaaatagttaacccattcgccagagaagactcttgctgtgcaaagaaggtgtgagcattagattaagttgacccatgattcgctaaatgtgtgtaagcaatcgagaaaaactgtaagagaCACTTTTCAGagtctacttttttttctcttcatcgctccatctttctctctatccctctcagtctACTATTTCCCACACTatatctctctgcttcactccatttttctctaCTTCTTTCACTATATTCACTCCCTATTTATcccattatccatagccacttctgttcactcttcttttctttcttctttcaattactctgtccatcaattcatactcttttttcaacatttttgtcagccttatttgactttacagtcctctatcctccctcacactccatctctctctctgcttcactccattttctctccttctttcaatattttccctcttcactctctctttatctcattatccatagccactgcTGGGTGGTAGTTGATAAGGGAAAGAGGACTTCTTAAAACCCCTCAACCCAGATCGATTTCGACGTCCATGTAAATATGATAGCACGGTGGCTCagctgcttgcactgccgcctcacagcaagaaagTCATGgtttcgattcccgcatggtgcgctgttggctctggggggcaggtcctcaggtgtgtggagtttgcatgttctcccagtgttcacaaggggtttcttccactaaaaaccccaacagaaaaaacatgcaaaagaacagaacactcttcgtcggtccctgaccaagacagacggttcacctcacctggtccctgggcgcttaaaagctgcccactgctcctggggtcctggaggaaggacagtccgggatgggataaaaGCAGAGACTAAATTCAcaaatggcctgtgtgtgtgtcctgtgtcgcctccatgtattcacgtatgttgcagtgtgcagtgtgtcgcttgtgcgattaaagtctgacaattatattattattaattatatagCTTatgccaggggttttcaaccgggcgTCCATgaccccctggtggtccgcgacggcattgcagggggtccgcgacatgagcctatgttgatcagttcaccgttgattaaaaaatatatatatagctataaattcgctttgatatttcaacacatttccagattactcttgaatatcgtgaaaaatatctaaaataagaaaaatatgtctaaaataatataaaggagattcacgctgacagaatgtaacCTTGCACCTATCTATCCAgtctatggtagcctgtgctttgccaatgttaatgcattgcgtCCCTAACGTCACGCTATACGCATATTATTTATAACGTACAGTCTCGCGCGCGaagttgacaagcatctgcaGTAAAGCATAGCCTACCTGTACTATAACGTTTAGtcgaaaaagtaatacttttggtgaacaactgaagttatctactgtccttagctaacatttcATTCTAACGTCGAGTTAGCTGGTCAAAAGCACCAATGGAGGAGAGTGGCAGAGGGACAGACTGCCACGACAGAGGGACAAGGACAGGCTTCCAACAAATCTACACCttcacaggatacagggaaacagagtcaaaaaagaaaaacaatatacaatgaggaatacatcaagTACGGATTTACAGTGATGatagacagagcaggagagtaGGTGTCACTGTGTTTCAACATTAGTTGAGTGAGTTCAACATTAGTCAAATGAAGCTATGAAGCCGTCGAAACTATTGCGgcatatggagacgcatcacgttttcttgaatgccaagcctattgagtacatgtaacagatgttgcgtgattttcatatgacttaagttctggataatatatttataataaatataatttccagagcttgctgcaaaAGCAATGAGGTGTATTTTGCCCTTTCAACTACCTACCTGTGTGAGAGGGTTTTTTCTACACTGGCGTACTTGAAGAATAGGGCAAGGCTTGAACCAGAGAATTATATGAGACTGTCGCTGTCTACTATTTCGCCACAAATAGACAggctgtgtggacttcaccatgcccagatatcacactgacaggtctcccctctctccacacacacacgcacggacacacgcacacacgcacgcacactcacacgcgcgcccaggcacatcagtgggccacggattactttctagtcagaatggtggtccctgtgaaaaaaccagttgaaaacccctggcttATGCGGAAGACGTTAAGTGATAAAGTAATGGTCAATGGGCGGTGTGAAACCTAGGTCGAAGGTGTAGGACTAGCCTATGTCCGTCAGCCAAGGATAATTAGTCAAAATTCTGTATACCTATGCAATTAATTACAATTAATATGAGCAAGCATACTTTGCTAGGTGTTTCACATTTTTTATGTGTTCATTTTTAAGTTTTGAAGATGAGCTGTTGCGACGACACTGGTAACCTAAAGTTTCGATTACTTTGCAGAGAGGATGTTGCAGAAAACGAAACTATGCTGCAAATGGAGTTGGTACCTAAGCACgtagccagaaagagagagagagaaagagagagagagagagagagagagatgttgtctCCTCTTAATAATAGTTTTTCCTCATTCAACTTTGCTTAAAGTAAAATAGTTATGCAAATTGTAGTTGAGTGCGTCTTatgactgtcaccagccagttgggcactgttaTGTAATAGTTTTTCCTCATTCAACTTTGCTTAATGTAAAATAGTTATGCAAATTGTAGTTGAGTGCGtcttgcgactgtcaccagccagttgggcactgtaATAGTTTTTCCTCATTCAACTTTGCTTAATGTAAAATAGTTATGCAAATTGTAGTTGAGTGCGtgttgcgactgtcaccagccagttgggcactgttaTGTAATAGTTTTTCCTCATTCAACTTTGCTTAATGTAAAATAGTTATGCAAATTGTAGTTGAGTGCGTGTTGTATCCTCCCATCCCTGCCATCCTAACTAAGATCCACTTGCACCATGTCAGCTAaacataaaataacaaaactaaatgcaaataaaattcCCATATACCTGACCaggcaacctctctctctccctctccttctatatcctattgctaatgcctatattgatactgataaagttgccatattacctactgttaattgccTACCTAAATGTATCCCTTTAtgtgtttatcaaattgatttctactaacaattttttttctctcttttatagCGTGGTccaaatgctgatggatgtggaaacattgctcctcattACCTTTGCTTCTCATCTACGCATATTGGCAGctgaactctacccactcaccctgtttctttcttcctttcctagtctagactatctttgcTGTGGGATACTTGTAGAAACAACCTGGCAACCACTACTTTAATGacaacctagcaaccaccatagcaaccactaTGACTACCTAGCAAAGCCCTAGCAACCAGCATAGCAACCACTTCAATTACCCTAGAAACAACCTAGCAACCACTACTATAATGacaacctagcaaccaccatagcaaccactaTCACTACCTATCAACCAGcaggagttacaagcttcatCGGCTGAtatgggagagactctgcatacaacaactgttgcccgggttcttcaccaatcaaagctttatggaagagagccactgttgaaaatatttgatatgagtttttttcaacagtggctctcttccataaagctttggcTCTCGCTTTTCTGGGGTTTCCGCGGTTTCGTTGTATGGACGTTCACCATCCATGACTTAATCAGGTCAGGCGCTGTATTGAGAGACTGACCGACACGTTTATATAATGCAAAGCGCTGGGGAACCTGTCGCTGGTGCACTGTAGTCCCCGCCGGCAGAGCCTGGACTCAAGAAAGAATAATCATGAGTCGAGTCTTTCGTTCTCCGATGCTATTTTTGTCTTTGGCGTTATGTTGACTATTTTAATCACAATACATTATCGCCATCTAACGCGGAAGAGTATAAACAAAAGACAAGGGACTTAAGGGACTTCACTGCTTGTGTACACACATCTGAAAACCACTAATATCCCAACAAATATCAGGGCACAAAATACAGACATGGTAGTagaaagacaagagacagaatAAAGAGGACAATAAAATGGTttaataaaagtattttttgaATAAATGTCAGCATGTATACAGCCTAACACAGATATATAATATTCTCATTAATGTGTGCCTTGTTAGTCCCTTCAGTTATTTGACTATGTTCTTTTCAGTCAGAACCTTAAACTGCTATCTACAATATACTTGTCATGTTAAACAGCAAAATAGATAGGGGAATTCTACTTTTATGGTGACTAACAGGTATGTTTGGTCTATTTTCCACAGAAACAAATAATTGCCTATGACCACTGGAAATATAATGTAGCCTACTTTTAACTGCATAGAAATTCTACAAAGAGACCAGGGACACTTCGGAATGACCTACAATATTTCCAAATATAAGGGCACTTCTGGCAACTACATGTAACAGATTCATCTGCATATGCATCGATACAGCAGTTAACCATTCTCTTGTAAGTGTGTGATTAGAAAAATATAGTGACCTCACCGATATAATAAAATATCACAGCTTTGGATGACCAATTCACTTAATTTCTCACAACAACGTAGAGCTTAATAGTCCATTCGAGGGTACTCTTGTGTGAAGATGTCTGAGCTCATGTCTTCTTCTTTGGAACAAAATGCACTTTGCCACTTTATGActaacaacatgaaacatgatttCAGTGACTCTCTGGCTCATTATCACTctaacaacatgaaacatgattaCAGTGACTCTCTGGCTCATTATctaacaacatgaaacatgattaCAGTGACTCTCTGGCTCATTATCACTCTAACTACATGAAACATGATTACAGTGACTCTCTGGCTCATTATctaacaacatgaaacatgatttCAGTGACTCTCTGTGTTAAAAAGGCTGCATCCAGCTGgggcaccccactgtgcaggccactcacgggacctgggggaccggcagaggtcagcctatcagaggtcagcctatcagttgatcccaggagtctgtggggctcgtgcacagtggaatttcactgaccagatggttaaccccatgctgggtttctcagagctagcctggacttgttctcactcccccgctccactatataaggccgaccctacTCTGGCCAAGGTGTGGGTCAAGTAAGCAGTTGCAGTTGGAGAGGAGCATCAGCCATCGGGAGTTCATCAGTTCAATtcagagacattcgcgatcattcttgccgtgcgtcattgagaatgtgagtgtttgtgatatgtgtcattTAGCTCTTTAGTCCGTTCATTTCATTGTAAatagtatctgttatttacatttatcatcatcatctgtaGCATTCACATTTCACCCGGAGGCCAGTTCAACCAGTTACTTTTGTTACGGAGATATGGACTGTTCGCCGTTACACGGCACGGTatttaaagggacagatccgtatttacagcatagccgtaatattcatcatgtatactatattcattcttgttgtatatCATTgctaatatttgtatatatttgttattcatatcattcatagaaaccacggatcaGTACACGGTCATTCAAggattcatgtgtgttagaagtcctttacacggataattctAGCATTCATTacacggattctatcagtcagttcacgtCTTCATTCAGTTCACGGATTCAGGTGTGaatataagtccctttacacgggataattatattcacagtTCATCATCGTCATTCTATTGTCAATCCTTTACACGGATTACTTTCACCGtcattcatgttcatcctgccattcaaggtttgagtgtgtgtgtgcaataaatactttgttacatccgtcatcattgggacatcattctagttctaaccggacagacctgtggcgattgtcacttaTTCATTACACCAGaatacagtcctttttgggtttcattccattcaaatatcaccctattttatactcTGTCTCATTATCACTctaacaacatgaaacatgattacagtgactctctttctcattaTCACTctaacaacatgaaacatgattacagtgactctctgtctcattaTCACTctaacaacatgaaacatgattaCAGTGACGCTCTGGGAGATTACGACTCTATGACCTGAGTCATAATACTACCCAATATTCTGTAGTAATTACCTGTGGTAATAACTAAATGACAACATTTACAACATTTGCATATTCCAGACCCATACATTCAAGACATTATTTGCTTGGACAGGAGGGTTCCCGAGACAgcactgcagaaaaaaaaaaaaatgtagaacATCACAAACAAGAAAATCGTAGGATGTAGGCAGTCCTCTCAGAGCTGTCCGTCATGCCCTCCAGCACTTGACAAATTTCTCGGCCATAGATGTTGTTCCCttttgaatgaaaaagagaCCCACCCCGGGACATTCAAATTCTGAGTATGCAGATCAAGAGAGAGGTATGGTGGGCATGAATGATCAAGCTTAGTATTATGCTTTCTGGATGCATgtttctcacctcctctttctctttgggCTTTCAGAACATAATGGTCAGGCTTGGCCAAAGCCATGGCAACAGTCTCGTCTCCTTCCGCACCCTGGAGGGGGTTACAAGGGGAAAAGGAGCCATTTTAAAATCACCAACTTAGCCACTTTAGGTGAAATATGTTCTCACAATAGGCAAAGAGCCGTTAAAGgatgatctatctatctatctatctatctatctatctatctttagaTCCATAAGCACCAAAAGTAAAGTCATTATACCAGAACTTCTTGTTTGGGTGGTTACATTTAGAGGTAGACACTAAGGACGAGAAGACTGTCATGAATTTAagttttattttctcattttttttgtgcACACCTTGACATTATTAACTGGATGACATCACTGGATGGTACCAGCTGAGCGCAGGTTTATACTTCACTTGATGGTTACATTTTTGAAAAAGCCCCCATAAGCCCCAGAGCCTTGCTTTCAAATTAGAGACTCccatatagagagagatgtttcttctggaaaataaatctttttacaaactgaaaaagaaaatgtcaaaAGAAATCTAATCTAAACTATGATTTTTGGAAAACCTTAAAACCATTAACAAAACCGCAATGCCAAAGGCccacaactaacacacacacacacacacacacaaacacacacacaaacacacacacacacaaacattgtagAGAAGTGTTTGCTGACCATGTCAAGAGTGTAGAGCCCGGTAAAGGTGGCCCTGATCTGGGCTACCACCTCTGGCTGGTCTGGGAGGAAGCGCTCCAGAATACCAGGCCTGGCCAGCTCCTGCTGCACCTTCTTGGTGCCTGCCAGATGGGTGCTGATGTCAGGACACTTCACCGCCAGCGACCTCTCCATCATCAGACGCACCTCCCAGCTCTAAAGAATGGTGACCGGGATGCATGATGACACCAGCAAGCAGAACCAATTTCAAGTCAAATATACAAAAAGTTATGTTAACgtacattttattatttctaCATTCTACATTCTATTACTTGAGATTATAAACAGCATAAAGATAGTTGTAGTTATAGTTAAATTAGAGACAGTGGCATGATGTGTATGTTATGACTGTGAAATAAGCTTTGAGGGACTGACAAATGATTCAAATAAACGCAAAATTAGCAGGCAGTTAGCCCCTGTGgtcagtgtagtgtgtgtgtgtgtgtgtgtgtgtgtgaaacacccTGAGTCAGTGCCACAGGATGTGTGTGAACAGGAGGGCGGCAGGGTGGCGTTTTTACCTCCACTTCCTGCACCAGGAacttaaaaaataaagaagaaaaacaaaagcagagaACACATCAGTACGAGAAACAGACAAGAGGTCCATACAGTACGAgagcctctgcacacacacacacacacacacacacacacacacacacacagagtttatgCACACAGGTCAGCAGGTGGAGAGTTAGCAGTAGAtagcactcctcctcctctctctctttcatactgtTGTAGCGAaaaacaactgtttccaaatcttaGAGATAATattcaatcagagtcagaagtccgaagttttattcaatcctgcagacatttcatccaaaacgagagcggtggtccatggagcagctctaaCTAAAAAACCCAATGCATTGActttttatactcataattcATCACTTTCTGCAAGTCAAGATCCTCAACCTCCATCTACACTgacccaatcagaatattcccttatatctcctcatattttatccacgcttttggccactcagaatattctcgctcaccTGTTGCGAGGGAACTTTTGCTTTGGGGGAGATAGACCCTCCTGCCAATTTGCTTGGTATCACTTTTTTGAAAGCCTGGTCTGACCTTGactgccatcatcttgtgtgcgtgcgtatgtgcgagtgtgtgtgagtgtgagtgtatgtgtgtatatgggtgtgtgtctgtgtgtgggtgggtgtgagtgagtgacccccctcctgactgcttgttactttccactggcctgcacctgcaccctggccttcatgatgcttgaccttacatgatacccatccctgcacacaggctcaatgacaattgtagctgcaattctgctatatgaccaccacggcactgttttacaatcataattttcaaCAATACCCACACTATTCTCATTATCTCCCCTCAAACTAAACCAACAAACAGTCCCTCAACACCGAACACCCCCGCAGCCGTCTGCTCTTAAACACCAGCCTGTGATGATTTGGACACGTTTCACACTTTTCTGATGAAAccaaagattgtgtctcaatgaaagagGGGTGGAAAAGTCGTTCAAGCTCATTTGACTAtcgttgctcactgaacgctgtcggcagagataacgtattGACCAGAGAATctgtattgaaaccggaagtgggtgatttactccgtttgattggctaataacaggacctttactttttcgttgagaaattatgttgatcgcctgacatttaaacgatcggttttctttaaattattattatttttgttaagttatacggctcaatactcaattgacttgttaaccgaacttttacgaagtcatacaactaaacacacaagtgacttgttaatgttaaccgaacttttacgaagctatatgaccaaacacaaagctagcactgttaattcccgGGACGTCAGAGGCAATGTCGACATCTTACGTTTGACAGCGGGCTTACCAAACACTGTATAGTACagagctaggtcaattagctcacgtaaaatactgtaatttaagataACCAATACCCTAATTTTCCCCAAAaaccatcgattgtgtgtgtgtgtctgtgagagtgctagcttgagctaaccaacacACCGTATAGCTACCTTGAGCTGCCCAAACACTGTATAGCAAGCTAGGACAATTAGcccgcctaagatactgtaatttaagctaaccataAACCattccccccaaaacccatagattgtgtgtgtttgtgatgtgtaacatatatcctttatcagtcattcaagctatttacgtttatttaccgctagcgattgcaccgacacaagtgtaattcagttgctagctagctagctaagcaAATTAGCTTGCGTAAGTTAATgtgagagtgctagcttgagctaaccaacacACCGTATAGCTACCTTGAGCTGCCCAAACACTGTATTGCTAGCTAGTTCAATTAGCttgcctaagatactgtaattaaAGCTAACCAATAACCTcattcccccaaaacccatcgactgtgtgtgtttgtgatgtgtaacatatatcctttatcagtcattcaagttatttacgtttatttacggctagcgattacaccgacacaagtgtaattcaattgctagctagctagctaggtaaattagctcgcgtaagatactgtaatttttaGCTTACTTATTACCTAATTATTAcacaaaaaacattgattacgtgtgtttgtgatgtgtaacatatatcctttatcagtcattcaagttattaacgtttatttaccgctagcgattacaccgacacaagtgtaattcaatcgctattaatgttgaacttgaacttcaacaacgtgacacaacattaaaagtcaggcatcgacatggttcctaaagaataaatcaaaggtccttgtccatttctgttcaggacatgtgacaagttttatccaaccagagaccagagtaaagtgacgatatccggtttcaatacgtattctttaggaaatacgttttccccgccgacagGGCCTAATACAACGTAAATTCTTTCAGtaattgaagatgcatgagtaattatcctcacCCATATCGCTGcagattaggctaattcattgaacATTTTAGACATATTCTTTGCAAgccagttagacatagctaagtgaaatgttttagcttagctatagaatcttccattttcgcagtcaaggtcaaatataagtgtagaagaagagcaacggcagaacaagcataaacccgaccgtccccttcattgaggcagaggtactgtttgcctcccttCCGTGTTTTTTCACTGAGGTTTTTtctcagatcagcaagactaaataggttctacgcacgcgctcaacccagtttgtgagggattgcgcaatctgagatgaggcacagctcgtcgctgcttcgccgtctcgctgtctcctgtctgtttgaacaggacatgagCAAATTCAGcaattttgattataaaaatgctcgaaatgattggaatcatgcacaaaatacatttataccACAGATCAGgagagaaatattaatatttattttgttttatcgttatttgttttttactttcatgctgacaggtgaggctctgctgTAAAGGCTATTTGTGCTGACATAGGTAGTTATAGCCTACATGAGTGTTCAGCCCAACACAGTATGTGAAGTCCTGGCTGGTGAAGCACAAGAGAGCCATGAACCCCAGAACAGGCCCTTGCAAGGCaggtttctccaatggttaaagaacaggggacgtgtttaattgcagcatggtttctttttatattatagcctacttttcagctgtaacaccctgggcctgtttccagaggccttaaattttttttttaggtcctatagaggtcctttcttttgtctcccccaccaccccctttaTTTTTGAGAGGCCTACACATTCTTTTCTTTGAAATTTTATAAACTACAAACTCCAAACACATCTATTtactgtcattgatttaatatcactttaactgataacataatggaatatagccaggtcagccttacagagtcgcaacgctttgtgttgcgttgcttcgcACCGTGTTGCATTGCGTCGTGTTGCATCAggtcgaggtctgtctgatcacaaaattcatagtttacccacctctaattttaccactacagcactgcatgtgacaataaacactttgacttgacaTTTGTACAAATCTAATTGTTTACCAGTAGGAAACCTAGCATTGAATGTGATTTCTAAGACGTATTGGCCACTTGTAGTCCACCTATTGTTTTGCCTTAGTGACTGTTCACTATTTTGGCCACTGCTTTAGCTCCCCATGCTGGAACAGTGCTCAGTGTCAGTagagctccctctagtggtggcCATCAGGTATGGGACTGGATATTTCAACCATAAAA encodes the following:
- the LOC105894477 gene encoding glutathione synthetase-like encodes the protein MMERSLAVKCPDISTHLAGTKKVQQELARPGILERFLPDQPEVVAQIRATFTGLYTLDMGAEGDETVAMALAKPDHYVLKAQRERGEQQITGLVLRNLTETDLDKIGIG